AAGTGACTTTATGTCTTACTATAACAAACGAAATCAAGAACCGCTGCCTAAAGAAGATGTAAGTACTTGGGAATGCACAAAAGAAGACTGCAACGGCTGGACCAGAAAAAACTTCGCAAGCAGTGACACGCCATTGTGCCCTTTGTGCGGAAGCAAAATGATCGACGGCATCCGTTCATTAGTGAATCTCCAAAACAACAGTCAAACGAAAACAAGCTAGCTCTTCCCTATAACAAATGCAGTCTTCCGCAAGCACACACTCCCCAAACGGAGACGCAAATTCTATATCCAGAGACTAAAAGCCTCATTTCAAAAGAGGCCTAAAACAAAGAAAGAAGCCCAAAACTGTAAACGTTGAGGGCTTCTTCTGTCTATTTTATGGTATAATATGGATATCGAAGGGGTGATAACATGATTGCAAACCAACAGCAAAAAGATCTGGA
The Bacillus vallismortis genome window above contains:
- a CDS encoding cold-shock protein, encoding MSYYNKRNQEPLPKEDVSTWECTKEDCNGWTRKNFASSDTPLCPLCGSKMIDGIRSLVNLQNNSQTKTS